A stretch of DNA from Arcobacter sp. LA11:
TTTTAGTTTTGCTCTTGCAGCTTTTGGATCATTTCCATCAAACCATCCCCATTTTACAGCTAATCTATAAAGACCTATTGTTCCATGGAATTCAACTGCTAATAATAAAAGAATATATAAAGGCCACATCCATTCAGACCATACTCTATCAGCAGATGCATAAGGACCAATTGCATCAGAGTTTGTCATAATAATGTAAAGGTGAATAGAACCTAAGAAGAACATCGCAAAACCAGTAAATGCTTGGATAAACCAAAGTTTTGTATCTTCATGATCCATATTATCTGCATGTGCTTTCATTACTTGGTATTGTTTAAAATTACCTGGAAGTTTTCTCATTCCCATTGCAGCATGTGTAATAAAAATTACAAAAATTACGAATGCAACGATAGATACTAAAATTGGACTTCCTCCATCGAATATAAAACTAGCTTCTAGAAGTTTTGTAACAGCGTACATAAAATCTTTACTAATTAAAATAGACGATACTAATAACATATGTCCCCACATAAAAAGACCTAAAAATAATCCAGTCGCACTTTGAATATAATCAAGCTTTGCTGGCATTCTACTCTTTTTTCTCTCTACAGTCTTCCCTAAATAACCTTCTATTAGGTCACTCATTTGACATCCTTTCCTGTGAATTTGTTTATGATTTTAATAGCACGAGTATAGCGAAAAAGTGCTTATAAATGGGAGCGGAATTATGTAAAAGTTATGTACAATTGTTGTGCATGATGTACATTTGTAAATTAAAAAAGCCCTATTACTAGGGCTTTTTGAAGTATGCATAAAATATAGAGAATTTTAAAAAATTATGCACATATGTTACTAATCAACTCATCAATTATTTTAGAAATAATGATTGAATTGACATTTGTGTAATATTGATTAAAGTATCAATATTTAATACTGGAATAAAGAATACAATAGCACTACCAATACCACCAAGTACAGTAATTATTGCTAAAAATGCAATCGCGTAAGTAGATATTCTTTTATCATTAAAATCATTAACAACACATTCTTCTTTTGTTGGATAAAAATACATCATAGCAATAAGCTTGAAGTAATAGTAAACTGAAACAAAAGTTGCAATGATTGCTAATACTGCAAGGGCTGCATATCCAGCATTTATTGCTTCAGTAAATACATAGAATTTACCAATAAATCCAATAGTTGAAGGAATTCCTGCAAGTGAGAATAAGAAAATTGTCATCATAGCAGCTAAGAAAGGTCTCTCTTTTGCTAAACCTTTAAAGTCATCATATGTAACTCTTACTTTTGTTTCAGAGATGATATGCGAAATAATACCAAATGAACCAAGAGCAGATAAAAGATATGCAATTAAATAAAATACAGTTGAATAGGCACTATGGATATTTTGTCCTAAAGATATAAATGCTAATAATAAATACCCTGTGTGAACAATCGATGATGCTGCAAGCATTCTTTTTACAATATTTTGTGTAATTGCTAACCAAGTACCAAATACTAAAGTAAATATAGTAATTACATAGATAATTGAATCCCAGAAGTCAATCATTGGTTGTAAATCTTGTAATATTGCTCTTAAGAAAAATGAGAAAATTGCAATTTTAAATGTTGATGCCATATATGCAGTAATAATCATTGGTGCACCACGATAAACATCTAATACCCATGATTGGAATGGAAATGCTGCAACTTTAAATAAGAATGTAAATAAAA
This window harbors:
- a CDS encoding NADH-quinone oxidoreductase subunit N, whose amino-acid sequence is MSEMIHILPAVLILISAVGLMFMSMYEDKFSTKTYITVSSIVLVLALILAFIPFGELYSVKPYTSIFNDVVIFDTFSNFFNILLIIGTLLTLLIGEHYFQARSYFKGEFFSILMFALFGMMLLANANELVTAYIALEVASFAVYIMVGYNSEDSKRIEAIFKYLVLGSFIGAFYLLGVVLVYGATQTTNLSEIATFVSTHSNSDLALVYIGFTLILFTFLFKVAAFPFQSWVLDVYRGAPMIITAYMASTFKIAIFSFFLRAILQDLQPMIDFWDSIIYVITIFTLVFGTWLAITQNIVKRMLAASSIVHTGYLLLAFISLGQNIHSAYSTVFYLIAYLLSALGSFGIISHIISETKVRVTYDDFKGLAKERPFLAAMMTIFLFSLAGIPSTIGFIGKFYVFTEAINAGYAALAVLAIIATFVSVYYYFKLIAMMYFYPTKEECVVNDFNDKRISTYAIAFLAIITVLGGIGSAIVFFIPVLNIDTLINITQMSIQSLFLK
- a CDS encoding fumarate reductase cytochrome b subunit — protein: MSDLIEGYLGKTVERKKSRMPAKLDYIQSATGLFLGLFMWGHMLLVSSILISKDFMYAVTKLLEASFIFDGGSPILVSIVAFVIFVIFITHAAMGMRKLPGNFKQYQVMKAHADNMDHEDTKLWFIQAFTGFAMFFLGSIHLYIIMTNSDAIGPYASADRVWSEWMWPLYILLLLAVEFHGTIGLYRLAVKWGWFDGNDPKAARAKLKTWKKALTWFFLILGFTTLAAYMKIGMDNAAAGKVGERYQPTAYLEYKINDGRVA